The Geoalkalibacter sp. nucleotide sequence CTTTGGCGTTGCCGTCCGTCACCCATCCTCGGCCGGGGGCCTGAGGGTGAGGTTGCCGTCCTGGTCCTTGACCAGCAGCTCGATGCGGGTTTCGACGTCGCGCAGGGCCTTGCGGCAAAGCTGGGCGTTGCGCACGCCTTGCTCGAAGCAGGCCAGGGCCTCTTCGAGGGGCAGTTCGCCGCTTTCCAGGCGCGCCACGGACTCTTCGAGATTTTTCAGGGCCTGTTCAAAAGAAAGGTCGTTCATGCAAGCGTTCTCCTGTTCGCGGACCCGGTGCTCGGCGATTATTGCAACCCGCCGGAAGGAGGGTCAAGAATTTTCCCCGTCGTCCCGCGGCACGGCGCCGTTCAGTCGTCTTCATCCTTGAGGATGTCCTTGACCTCGGCGCGCACCCGACCCTCGGCGAGGCGGATTCGCAGCTCCTCGCCGGGCCGGGCATCCCCGGCGCGCCGCAGGGCCTTGCCGGATTTTTCGCTGAACACGATGGCGTACCCGCGCGCCAGGACCGCCAGGGGCGAAAGGGCGTCGAGGCGTCCGGCGGCGGCGGCCAGTTGCTGGTGGCGACGGCGCAGTTGTTCGTGCAGGGCGCGGGGCAGGCGCGCCTCCAGTTCCCGGCAGCGCGCCTGCCATTGCCGGAGTTGCTCGCGCGGCGAACGCAGGCGCCGCTCCAAACCCGCCAGGCGCTCGCGCAGCAGCGCCACCCGCCCCTCCATGCGCGCCGCCAGGCGCAAGCTCAGATGGTCGAGATGGCTTTCCAGCTCCAGGCGGCTCCTGGCGACGATTTCGGCGGCGGCGCTGGGCGTGGGAGCGCGCAGATCGGCGACGAAATCGGCGATGGTTACATCGGTTTCATGGCCCACGGCGGAAATGACGGGAATCCGCGAGGCGGCGATCGCCCGCGCCACCACTTCCTCGTTGAAGGCCCAGAGATCTTCCAGGCTGCCGCCGCCGCGCCCGACGATGAGCACGTCGGCGTCACCCTGGGCGTTGAGCTCGGCGATGCCCGCGGCGATGTCGGCGGCC carries:
- the xseB gene encoding exodeoxyribonuclease VII small subunit, with protein sequence MNDLSFEQALKNLEESVARLESGELPLEEALACFEQGVRNAQLCRKALRDVETRIELLVKDQDGNLTLRPPAEDG
- the xseA gene encoding exodeoxyribonuclease VII large subunit, giving the protein MMKQPLPILSVSRLAALLKETVEDNFVQVLVEGEISNFSRPASGHFYFSLKDERAQVRAVMFRVQNRLLPFTPADGLQVICSGRVSLYEPRGELQLVVEAMEPKGLGGLQLAFEQLKARLAAEGLFDPARKRPLPAFPRCIGVVTSAGGAVIHDILNVLRRRGAGVRVLLRPALVQGAAAAADIAAGIAELNAQGDADVLIVGRGGGSLEDLWAFNEEVVARAIAASRIPVISAVGHETDVTIADFVADLRAPTPSAAAEIVARSRLELESHLDHLSLRLAARMEGRVALLRERLAGLERRLRSPREQLRQWQARCRELEARLPRALHEQLRRRHQQLAAAAGRLDALSPLAVLARGYAIVFSEKSGKALRRAGDARPGEELRIRLAEGRVRAEVKDILKDEDD